The Patescibacteria group bacterium genome includes the window GTTCGGATTTCGTTCAGGAGATGGAGCCAGACAGGAAGTTTTGAAAAATTAGTGTTTGTTTCCGCCTCGCTGCTTCGCGGCTCGGTGGCCAAATTGCCCCAAATTTACGAGTCTTCGCCGAATTCGAAAGTGATTAATCTGGCCCAAAATTATCCTGAAATTTTCGAACAGCCAAATTTACTGAAAAAAAAGAGACAATTCGAGAAAGCAATGCCCGAATTATCTCCTTTGCTCCGGCGGCAGGACTCGAACCTGCAACCCACTGCTTAACAGGCAGTTGCTCTAACCATTGAGCTACGCCGGAATAAATACCCAAAGGACACTTTAAACTCTAAACTTTAAACAGAAAAATTATACACTCTTTTATTATTTTTGCAAGAAACGACGAAAACCAGCTAGCTGAGCGATCAATTTTTCAGCTTTTTCTGTTTTAGGAATTTTGCCCAGAATTTGTTTGATCGCTTCTCTCCTAAATTTTCTGGCATCTTTATCAATCTGCCAATTTCTGAATTGAAATCCCATAAGTTTATAGTATAAAGTCTAGAGTTTATATTTTATTAAATTTTGTTTTACAAAACTTAATAATAATCTTTTATTTTCTCAACGCCCTTCATTTCACGAATTCTTTCTAAAGCTTTGGCCTCAATTTGACGAATTCTCTCACGGGTGACATTAAATTTCTTGCCAACTTCTTCAAGGGTGTGAGCAATGCCGTTAACTAAACCAAACCTCATTTCTAAAATTTTCCTCTCTCGAGGAGGTAATTCTTTCACAATTTCTGTGACATATTCTTTTAAAATTTTTAAAGCGGCGGCGCGGTCTGGAGTAATCGTTTTTAAATCTTCAATAAAATCACTTAAGACTGCATCTTTATCTTCATCTCTACCCACTGTTGCATCTAAAGAGACTACATCTTGAGAAATCTCTAGCAAGCTTCTTACTTTTTCTATATCTTCTCCGGCTTCGGCAGCAATTTCCTCTGGTGTTGGTTCACGACTCAACATTTGGGTCAAAGATCTTGAAGCACGCTGTAAGCGATTTAAAACCTCAACCATATGAACGGGAATTCTAATTGTTCGTGAATGATCGGCTAGTGCCCGAGTTACGGCCTGAGTGATCCACCAGGTAGCATAGGTAGAAAATTTATAGCCCTTTCGCCAATCAAATTTTTCCACCGCCCGAAAAAGCCCAAGATTACCTTCCTGAATTAAGTCAAGAAAAGTTAAGCCATAACCAACAAATTTTTTGGCAATGGAAACAACTAATCTCAAATTAGCCTCAACTAATCGTTGCATGGCGGCTAAATCTCCTTTTTCTTTTCTTTTTGCTAGCTCAATTTCTTCCTCAGGTGTCAAAAGCGGAACCTTACCAATTTCTCTGAGATACATCTGGATAGAATCGATGGAAATTTTATCTAAATCAAAAAACTCGGGCGTAAATTCAGTTTTTGCTTTCGGCTCTTTTTTTTCCACTTCTAATAAAGAATCTTTTGATTCAATTATTTTAATGCCGGCCAGATCTAAACGATCAAGCAAAGATTCTAGTTCGTCGAGGTATTTTACAATATTGTTGGGAAAGGCAAAAATAATTTCATTTTCGGTAA containing:
- a CDS encoding sigma-70 family RNA polymerase sigma factor, whose product is MPRKKRKYSVFSPEKIEALMKKGHSRGFVTENEIIFAFPNNIVKYLDELESLLDRLDLAGIKIIESKDSLLEVEKKEPKAKTEFTPEFFDLDKISIDSIQMYLREIGKVPLLTPEEEIELAKRKEKGDLAAMQRLVEANLRLVVSIAKKFVGYGLTFLDLIQEGNLGLFRAVEKFDWRKGYKFSTYATWWITQAVTRALADHSRTIRIPVHMVEVLNRLQRASRSLTQMLSREPTPEEIAAEAGEDIEKVRSLLEISQDVVSLDATVGRDEDKDAVLSDFIEDLKTITPDRAAALKILKEYVTEIVKELPPRERKILEMRFGLVNGIAHTLEEVGKKFNVTRERIRQIEAKALERIREMKGVEKIKDYY